The Terriglobales bacterium genome has a window encoding:
- a CDS encoding D-lyxose/D-mannose family sugar isomerase produces the protein MKRSEINAIMQNADDFIRGRGFYLPPFAYWTPEDWSQKGEEVSEIVENNLGWDITDFGKGDFRSFGLFLFTIRNGNPTNWQTKTGKLYAEKLMIVEEGQITPMHFHWSKMEDIINRGGGRLAIQLYHASPDEELDSKNEVHVSIDGTRRAVKAGGVLRLEAGESITLEQRCYHKFWGEGRVLIGEVSMVN, from the coding sequence GTGAAACGGTCCGAGATCAATGCCATCATGCAGAACGCCGACGACTTCATCCGCGGCCGCGGGTTCTATCTGCCCCCCTTCGCCTACTGGACGCCCGAGGATTGGTCGCAGAAGGGCGAGGAGGTGAGCGAGATCGTGGAAAACAACCTCGGCTGGGACATCACCGATTTCGGCAAAGGCGATTTCCGCAGCTTCGGCCTGTTCCTGTTCACCATCCGCAACGGCAATCCGACGAACTGGCAGACGAAGACCGGCAAGCTTTACGCCGAAAAGCTCATGATCGTGGAGGAAGGCCAGATCACACCCATGCACTTCCATTGGAGTAAAATGGAGGACATCATCAACCGCGGCGGCGGCAGACTGGCAATCCAACTTTATCATGCCTCACCGGACGAGGAGCTGGACAGCAAAAACGAGGTGCACGTATCCATCGACGGAACGCGGCGCGCGGTCAAAGCGGGTGGAGTCCTCAGGCTGGAAGCTGGGGAAAGCATCACTCTCGAGCAGCGCTGCTATCACAAATTCTGGGGCGAGGGACGGGTCCTGATCGGCGAGGTCTCGATGGTCAACGA